A single region of the Marmota flaviventris isolate mMarFla1 chromosome 10, mMarFla1.hap1, whole genome shotgun sequence genome encodes:
- the Gatad2b gene encoding transcriptional repressor p66-beta isoform X1 gives MDRMTEDALRLNLLKRSLDPADERDDVLAKRLKMEGHEAMERLKMLALLKRKDLANLEVPHELPTKQDGSGVKGYEEKLNGNLRPHGDNRTAGRPGKENINDEPVDMSARRSEPDRGRLTPSPDIIVLSDNEASSPRSSSRMEERLKAANLEMFKGKGIEERQQLIKQLRDELRLEEARLVLLKKLRQSQLQKENVVQKTPVVQNAASIVQPSPAHVGQQGLSKLPSRPGAQGEPQNLRTLQGHSVIRSATNTTLPHMLMSQRVIAPNPAQLQGQRGPPKPGLVRTTTPNMNPAINYQPQSSSSVPCQRTTSSAIYMNLASHIQPGTVNRVSSPLPSPSAMTDAANSQAAAKLALRKQLEKTLLEIPPPKPPAPLLHFLPSAANSEFIYMVGLEEVVQSVIDSQGKSCASLLRVEPFVCAQCRTDFTPHWKQEKNGKILCEQCMTSNQKKALKAEHTNRLKNAFVKALQQEQEIEQRLQQQAALSPTTAPAVSSVSKQETIMRHHTLRQAPQPQSSLQRGIPTSARSMLSNFAQAPQLSVPGGLLGMPGVNIAYLNTGIGGHKAPSLADRQREYLLDMIPPRSISQSISGQK, from the exons aTGGATAGAATGACAGAAGATGCTCTTCGACTGAATCTTTTGAAGCGAAGCTTGGACCCAGCAGATGAGCGAGATGATGTCCTGGCAAAACGACTGAAAATGGAGGGGCATGAGGCCATGGAACGTCTGAAAATGTTGGCACTGCTCAAAAGGAAGGATTTGGCAAATCTTGAGGTGCCACATGAGTTACCCACCAAACAGGATGGCAGTGGTGTCAAGGGTTATGAAGAAAAACTCAATGGGAATCTCAGGCCTCATGGAGACAACAGGACTGCTGGAAGGCCAGGCAAAGAAAACATCAATGATGAGCCTGTGGATATGAGTGCTAGACGGAG TGAGCCAGACCGAGGAAGGCTAACTCCCTCTCCAGATATCATTGTTTTGTCTGACAATGAGGCTTCCAGTCCTCGTTCCAGCTCCCGAATGGAGGAAAGACTCAAAGCAGCAAACCTGGAGATGTTTAAG GGGAAAGGCATTGAGGAACGGCAGCAGCTCATCAAGCAGCTGAGGGATGAGCTACGATTGGAAGAAGCCCGACTGGTGCTGTTAAAGAAACTGAGACAGAGTCAGCTACAGAAAGAGAATGTAGTCCAAAAG ACTCCAGTTGTACAAAATGCAGCATCTATTGTTCAGCCATCTCCTGCACATGTGGGACAGCAGGGCTTATCCAAGCTTCCCTCCCGGCCTGGAGCACAAGGGGAACCTCAAAATTTGAGAACATTACAG GGTCATAGTGTCATCCGTTCAGCGACCAATACCACCCTTCCACACATGTTGATGTCTCAACGTGTTATCGCACCAAATCCAGCCCAGCTACAGGGTCAACGGGGGCCGCCTAAGCCTGGCCTTGTACGTACCACAACACCCAATATGAATCCCGCCATCAATTATCAACCG CAGTCAAGTTCTTCTGTTCCCTGTCAGCGCACAACATCCTCCGCTATCTATATGAACCTTGCCTCCCATATCCAGCCAGGAACCGTGAACAGAGTGTCCTCACCACTTCCTAGCCCCAGCGCCATGACCGATGCTGCCAACTCACAGGCTGCAGCCAAATTGGCCCTTCGCAAACAGCTGGAAAAGACACTCCTGGAGATCCCACCTCCAAAACCTCCTGCTCCCTTGCTTCACTTCCTGCCTAGTGCAGCCAATAGTGAGTTCATCTACATGGTAGGCTTGGAAGAAGTCGTACAGAGTGTCATTGACAGCCAAG GCAAAAGCTGTGCCTCACTTCTGCGGGTCGAACCCTTTGTATGTGCCCAGTGCCGCACAGATTTCACCCCTCACTGGAAGCAAGAAAAGAATGGTAAGATTCTGTGTGAACAGTGTATGACCTCCAACCAGAAGAAGGCTCTAAAAGCTGAACACACCAACCGGCTGAAAAATGCTTTTGTTAAAGCCCTACAGCAGGAACAG GAGATCGAACAGCGATTACAGCAGCAGGCAGCCCTTTCCCCTACTACGGCTCCAGCTGTGTCCAGTGTCAGTAAACAAGAGACCATCATGAGACATCATACACTTAGGCAG GCTCCACAGCCCCAGAGCAGCCTCCAGCGTGGCATTCCCACATCTGCCCGCTCCATGCTTTCAAACTTTGCACAGGCTCCCCAGTTGTCTGTGCCAGGTGGCCTCCTTGGTATGCCAG GTGTCAACATTGCATATTTGAACACTGGCATTGGAGGACACAAAGCCCCCAGTTTGGCAGACCGACAGCGTGAATACCTTTTAGACATGATCCCTCCCCGGTCTATATCGCAGTCCATCAGTGGACAGAAATAA
- the Gatad2b gene encoding transcriptional repressor p66-beta isoform X2 has translation MDRMTEDALRLNLLKRSLDPADERDDVLAKRLKMEGHEAMERLKMLALLKRKDLANLEVPHELPTKQDGSGVKGYEEKLNGNLRPHGDNRTAGRPGKENINDEPVDMSARRSEPDRGRLTPSPDIIVLSDNEASSPRSSSRMEERLKAANLEMFKGKGIEERQQLIKQLRDELRLEEARLVLLKKLRQSQLQKENVVQKTPVVQNAASIVQPSPAHVGQQGLSKLPSRPGAQGEPQNLRTLQGHSVIRSATNTTLPHMLMSQRVIAPNPAQLQGQRGPPKPGLVRTTTPNMNPAINYQPSSSSVPCQRTTSSAIYMNLASHIQPGTVNRVSSPLPSPSAMTDAANSQAAAKLALRKQLEKTLLEIPPPKPPAPLLHFLPSAANSEFIYMVGLEEVVQSVIDSQGKSCASLLRVEPFVCAQCRTDFTPHWKQEKNGKILCEQCMTSNQKKALKAEHTNRLKNAFVKALQQEQEIEQRLQQQAALSPTTAPAVSSVSKQETIMRHHTLRQAPQPQSSLQRGIPTSARSMLSNFAQAPQLSVPGGLLGMPGVNIAYLNTGIGGHKAPSLADRQREYLLDMIPPRSISQSISGQK, from the exons aTGGATAGAATGACAGAAGATGCTCTTCGACTGAATCTTTTGAAGCGAAGCTTGGACCCAGCAGATGAGCGAGATGATGTCCTGGCAAAACGACTGAAAATGGAGGGGCATGAGGCCATGGAACGTCTGAAAATGTTGGCACTGCTCAAAAGGAAGGATTTGGCAAATCTTGAGGTGCCACATGAGTTACCCACCAAACAGGATGGCAGTGGTGTCAAGGGTTATGAAGAAAAACTCAATGGGAATCTCAGGCCTCATGGAGACAACAGGACTGCTGGAAGGCCAGGCAAAGAAAACATCAATGATGAGCCTGTGGATATGAGTGCTAGACGGAG TGAGCCAGACCGAGGAAGGCTAACTCCCTCTCCAGATATCATTGTTTTGTCTGACAATGAGGCTTCCAGTCCTCGTTCCAGCTCCCGAATGGAGGAAAGACTCAAAGCAGCAAACCTGGAGATGTTTAAG GGGAAAGGCATTGAGGAACGGCAGCAGCTCATCAAGCAGCTGAGGGATGAGCTACGATTGGAAGAAGCCCGACTGGTGCTGTTAAAGAAACTGAGACAGAGTCAGCTACAGAAAGAGAATGTAGTCCAAAAG ACTCCAGTTGTACAAAATGCAGCATCTATTGTTCAGCCATCTCCTGCACATGTGGGACAGCAGGGCTTATCCAAGCTTCCCTCCCGGCCTGGAGCACAAGGGGAACCTCAAAATTTGAGAACATTACAG GGTCATAGTGTCATCCGTTCAGCGACCAATACCACCCTTCCACACATGTTGATGTCTCAACGTGTTATCGCACCAAATCCAGCCCAGCTACAGGGTCAACGGGGGCCGCCTAAGCCTGGCCTTGTACGTACCACAACACCCAATATGAATCCCGCCATCAATTATCAACCG TCAAGTTCTTCTGTTCCCTGTCAGCGCACAACATCCTCCGCTATCTATATGAACCTTGCCTCCCATATCCAGCCAGGAACCGTGAACAGAGTGTCCTCACCACTTCCTAGCCCCAGCGCCATGACCGATGCTGCCAACTCACAGGCTGCAGCCAAATTGGCCCTTCGCAAACAGCTGGAAAAGACACTCCTGGAGATCCCACCTCCAAAACCTCCTGCTCCCTTGCTTCACTTCCTGCCTAGTGCAGCCAATAGTGAGTTCATCTACATGGTAGGCTTGGAAGAAGTCGTACAGAGTGTCATTGACAGCCAAG GCAAAAGCTGTGCCTCACTTCTGCGGGTCGAACCCTTTGTATGTGCCCAGTGCCGCACAGATTTCACCCCTCACTGGAAGCAAGAAAAGAATGGTAAGATTCTGTGTGAACAGTGTATGACCTCCAACCAGAAGAAGGCTCTAAAAGCTGAACACACCAACCGGCTGAAAAATGCTTTTGTTAAAGCCCTACAGCAGGAACAG GAGATCGAACAGCGATTACAGCAGCAGGCAGCCCTTTCCCCTACTACGGCTCCAGCTGTGTCCAGTGTCAGTAAACAAGAGACCATCATGAGACATCATACACTTAGGCAG GCTCCACAGCCCCAGAGCAGCCTCCAGCGTGGCATTCCCACATCTGCCCGCTCCATGCTTTCAAACTTTGCACAGGCTCCCCAGTTGTCTGTGCCAGGTGGCCTCCTTGGTATGCCAG GTGTCAACATTGCATATTTGAACACTGGCATTGGAGGACACAAAGCCCCCAGTTTGGCAGACCGACAGCGTGAATACCTTTTAGACATGATCCCTCCCCGGTCTATATCGCAGTCCATCAGTGGACAGAAATAA